Proteins from one Deltaproteobacteria bacterium CG11_big_fil_rev_8_21_14_0_20_42_23 genomic window:
- the mdh gene encoding malate dehydrogenase: VSVIGAGFVGSTTAQRIVERDLADVVLFDIVEGMPQGKALDMAEAAPVEGYDAKIIGTNDYADTKNSDLVVVTAGLPRKPGMTREDLLLKNAEIVGSVVEQVAAHSPNAILVVVSNPLDAMTHLAWKKSGFKPNKVIGMAGVLDSARYRTFIAMELGISVKDVQAMVLGGHGDTMVPVPQYSTVSGIPITELISAERIEAINQRTINGGAEIVKLLKTGSAYYATSSAVLDMVQSILRDENRILPCCVHLQGEYGINDIYCGVPVQLDHTGVAKIIELKLGDKELGMLKNSAESVRANVAVFSA, encoded by the coding sequence GTAAGTGTAATTGGAGCAGGGTTTGTGGGCTCAACGACAGCTCAACGGATTGTGGAACGAGATCTTGCTGATGTTGTTCTTTTCGATATCGTTGAAGGCATGCCGCAAGGCAAAGCGCTTGATATGGCTGAAGCTGCGCCGGTGGAAGGATACGATGCAAAAATCATTGGAACCAATGATTATGCCGATACCAAAAACAGTGACCTGGTTGTTGTCACAGCCGGTTTACCACGAAAACCTGGCATGACACGCGAAGACCTTTTGCTGAAAAATGCCGAAATTGTTGGCAGTGTGGTGGAGCAAGTAGCAGCGCATTCACCAAACGCTATTCTTGTGGTGGTGAGTAATCCGCTGGATGCCATGACACATTTAGCCTGGAAAAAATCTGGCTTCAAGCCAAACAAAGTTATCGGTATGGCCGGTGTTTTAGATTCAGCGCGCTACCGCACGTTTATTGCGATGGAGCTTGGCATTTCGGTGAAAGATGTACAGGCGATGGTGCTTGGCGGACATGGAGATACCATGGTTCCGGTGCCACAGTATTCAACCGTTTCTGGAATTCCTATCACTGAACTTATTTCTGCAGAGCGCATCGAAGCGATTAATCAGCGCACGATTAACGGTGGAGCTGAGATTGTGAAATTGCTAAAGACCGGAAGTGCTTACTACGCAACGTCTTCCGCTGTTTTAGATATGGTGCAAAGTATTTTGCGCGACGAGAATCGTATTTTGCCATGCTGTGTTCATTTGCAAGGCGAATATGGCATCAATGATATCTATTGCGGAGTGCCGGTACAATTAGATCACACTGGTGTTGCAAAAATCATCGAGCTAAAGCTTGGCGATAAAGAGTTAGGCATGTTAAAAAACTCAGCTGAATCAGTTCGTGCAAACGTAGCCGTGTTTTCTGCTTAG
- the nadC gene encoding nicotinate-nucleotide diphosphorylase (carboxylating) yields the protein MKNVNTLIDLALREDIGSGDITSEAIVSERMRGRAMLRAKQDLVVAGLEVAKEVFLACDEDIHFAPEVRDGQRVQAGTVLANVIGNLRQLLVAERTALNFLQHLCGVATHTHRYVQAIEGTNAKILDTRKTLPAYRELEKYAVSMGDGENHRHGLFDRYLIKGNHVDIAGDIESAIMRAQAHQENGILIEVECKTLADVKTAFEAGVDIIMLDNMSVAKVKEAATLIQGRVKLEVSGNITLDTVKEYAATGVDYISVGAITHSVPAADIHMVISKDETAF from the coding sequence ATAAAAAATGTAAACACCTTAATCGACCTTGCTCTTCGCGAAGACATTGGCTCTGGCGACATTACTTCTGAAGCCATTGTGTCCGAGCGCATGCGTGGCCGAGCCATGCTGCGCGCAAAGCAAGACCTGGTGGTAGCTGGGCTTGAGGTAGCCAAAGAAGTGTTTCTTGCCTGCGATGAAGACATTCACTTTGCGCCCGAAGTTCGCGATGGACAACGCGTGCAAGCTGGAACTGTTTTGGCCAACGTCATCGGAAACCTGCGCCAATTGCTGGTTGCAGAGCGAACTGCTCTAAACTTTTTGCAACATCTGTGCGGCGTTGCAACCCACACGCATCGCTATGTGCAAGCCATCGAAGGCACCAATGCAAAAATTCTCGATACCCGCAAAACCCTTCCCGCTTACCGCGAGCTGGAGAAATATGCCGTGAGTATGGGCGACGGCGAAAACCATCGCCACGGACTTTTTGATCGTTATCTCATCAAAGGCAATCACGTGGACATCGCTGGAGATATTGAGTCCGCAATTATGCGAGCACAAGCTCATCAAGAAAATGGCATTCTCATTGAAGTAGAATGCAAAACATTAGCGGATGTAAAAACAGCTTTCGAAGCTGGCGTAGACATCATCATGTTAGACAACATGAGCGTTGCCAAAGTAAAAGAAGCAGCAACCCTCATTCAAGGCAGAGTAAAATTGGAAGTGTCAGGAAATATCACTCTAGATACCGTAAAAGAATATGCCGCAACCGGCGTGGATTACATTTCAGTAGGCGCCATCACCCACTCCGTCCCCGCAGCAGATATTCATATGGTCATTTCAAAAGATGAAACTGCTTTTTAA